In Corynebacterium aquatimens, one genomic interval encodes:
- a CDS encoding DUF2020 domain-containing protein, producing the protein MRRSLLTAPTLACTAVILCGCTGTSLEPSGSSTALESPAAQPVDAVPIAEVAHPGAKTDADTCPYLSNDFVEKTNGQKVTGVHVDQRFITPGCVFWSFGDEWQVRVTVRHVGSADEARRFVDKQAPVDSTDPAELPGGWQGGRGGKLPTVFAVSKGTVAVAVSTDQAQSVKAELIAQAVIKNLKL; encoded by the coding sequence ATGAGAAGAAGCCTACTCACCGCCCCGACACTGGCCTGTACGGCTGTGATTTTGTGCGGTTGTACAGGCACTTCGCTTGAACCTAGCGGGTCGTCCACTGCACTGGAATCACCCGCTGCACAACCAGTCGACGCGGTCCCGATCGCGGAGGTTGCCCACCCGGGGGCCAAAACGGATGCGGACACCTGTCCGTACCTCAGCAACGACTTCGTGGAAAAGACGAACGGCCAGAAAGTCACCGGGGTGCACGTTGATCAGCGCTTTATCACCCCAGGGTGCGTGTTCTGGTCGTTCGGGGACGAGTGGCAAGTGCGGGTGACCGTGCGGCACGTGGGAAGTGCTGATGAGGCACGCCGATTCGTCGATAAGCAAGCGCCCGTTGACTCCACGGATCCTGCGGAACTCCCCGGCGGGTGGCAAGGCGGGCGCGGCGGCAAGTTACCCACAGTATTCGCGGTGAGCAAGGGCACCGTTGCCGTGGCTGTTTCCACCGACCAGGCGCAGTCCGTCAAGGCGGAGTTGATCGCCCAGGCAGTAATTAAAAACCTGAAGCTGTAG
- a CDS encoding class E sortase produces the protein MRTTPQQVLGEVFITVGVIFLLFAFYEAYWTNIKSGLLQNDAQSQLAKEWENPREKRAPALGDAFAKLYIPTFGADYQFAILEGTTEDVLVAGPGRYQTTQMPGERGNFAVAGHRVGKGAPFNDLGQLRSCDAIVVETKTEWLTYRVLPMEGGAGRTKAASCLPEDLRERVTSGDYRNVLGRHITTPWDSTVLYPKPESDQPQRSGEKGEKDRAGLEAVLTLTTCHPQFSNAERMIIHAMLVDATDKQSGPPDAMEENS, from the coding sequence ATGCGCACCACGCCACAACAGGTGCTCGGCGAAGTCTTCATCACCGTCGGTGTCATCTTCCTGCTCTTTGCCTTTTATGAGGCGTACTGGACCAACATCAAGTCCGGCCTGTTGCAGAATGATGCCCAATCGCAGCTCGCCAAAGAGTGGGAAAACCCGCGCGAAAAGCGCGCGCCGGCGCTTGGCGACGCCTTTGCCAAGCTGTACATCCCCACCTTCGGCGCTGACTACCAGTTTGCGATCCTGGAGGGAACGACGGAAGACGTGCTTGTCGCCGGACCTGGCCGGTATCAAACCACGCAGATGCCAGGGGAGCGGGGTAACTTCGCTGTCGCCGGCCACCGGGTGGGTAAAGGCGCCCCGTTCAACGATCTGGGGCAGCTACGCTCCTGCGACGCCATCGTCGTGGAAACCAAAACCGAGTGGCTCACCTACCGAGTCCTCCCCATGGAGGGAGGCGCTGGGCGCACCAAGGCGGCGTCATGCCTCCCTGAGGACCTGCGCGAACGCGTGACCAGCGGCGACTACCGCAACGTGCTGGGGCGCCACATCACAACGCCGTGGGATTCCACCGTGCTCTACCCCAAGCCCGAATCAGACCAGCCACAGCGCTCCGGCGAGAAAGGCGAGAAGGACCGCGCCGGGCTGGAAGCCGTTCTAACGCTGACGACTTGCCACCCGCAGTTCTCTAACGCCGAGCGCATGATCATTCACGCCATGCTCGTGGACGCAACCGATAAGCAGTCCGGCCCACCGGATGCAATGGAAGAAAACAGCTAG
- a CDS encoding universal stress protein, whose protein sequence is MSSENRDFENMVVVAVDGGEPSNNAVRWAANTAMKRGVPLRLATSYTMPQFLYAEGMVPPQELYEDLQRECLQKIEAARAIAHEIAPDVEIGHSVAEASPIDMLLEMSQSATMIVMGSRGLGGLSGMVLGSVSAAVVSHASCPVVVVREDNAVTQDTKYGPVVVGVDGSEVSAKATEVAFQEAEARGAELVAVHTWLDNQVHEPMAGAVFSGTQWDQVEEERRSLLSQTLEPYQDRYPSVQVKQIVTRDRPVRALVDHSKDAQLLITGSHGRGGFKGMLLGSTSRALLQAAPCPMMVVRPETRPRRK, encoded by the coding sequence ATGAGCAGCGAAAACCGGGATTTTGAAAACATGGTGGTCGTCGCCGTTGATGGCGGCGAACCCTCTAATAACGCGGTCCGGTGGGCCGCGAACACCGCGATGAAGCGCGGGGTCCCCCTGCGGCTGGCAACAAGCTACACCATGCCGCAGTTCCTCTATGCCGAGGGCATGGTGCCCCCGCAGGAGCTGTATGAGGATCTGCAGCGGGAGTGCCTGCAGAAAATTGAGGCAGCGCGCGCGATTGCCCATGAGATCGCTCCTGACGTAGAGATTGGCCACTCGGTGGCTGAGGCTTCTCCGATTGACATGCTGCTGGAGATGTCCCAGTCCGCGACCATGATCGTCATGGGTTCCCGCGGCCTTGGTGGTCTGTCCGGCATGGTCTTGGGCTCGGTATCCGCCGCCGTGGTATCCCACGCATCCTGCCCCGTTGTTGTGGTGCGGGAAGACAACGCGGTGACGCAAGACACGAAGTACGGTCCGGTGGTCGTCGGTGTCGATGGCTCTGAAGTGTCCGCGAAGGCAACCGAGGTTGCGTTCCAGGAGGCGGAAGCCCGTGGGGCGGAGCTGGTTGCCGTGCACACCTGGCTGGACAACCAGGTCCACGAGCCCATGGCGGGCGCAGTGTTCAGTGGCACGCAGTGGGACCAGGTAGAGGAAGAGCGCAGGTCGCTCCTTTCCCAGACTCTTGAGCCTTACCAGGACCGCTACCCATCGGTGCAGGTCAAGCAGATTGTCACACGGGACCGCCCGGTGCGCGCGTTGGTCGATCACTCGAAGGATGCGCAGCTGCTTATCACCGGTTCCCACGGACGCGGCGGATTCAAGGGAATGCTCCTTGGCTCCACGTCGCGTGCCCTTCTACAGGCCGCGCCGTGCCCGATGATGGTGGTCCGCCCGGAGACGCGTCCACGGCGGAAGTAG
- a CDS encoding GlsB/YeaQ/YmgE family stress response membrane protein, translating into MPVLGLGFLGWIVIGGIAGWVASILMKRDAEMGIWANIVVGIIGGLIGGAVLGLFFDVESAQWFFSFLTCVLGACILLWIVNKVRG; encoded by the coding sequence ATGCCCGTTTTAGGTTTAGGATTCCTCGGTTGGATCGTCATCGGCGGTATTGCCGGCTGGGTCGCGTCGATCCTGATGAAGCGCGACGCGGAAATGGGGATCTGGGCCAACATTGTGGTTGGCATCATCGGTGGCCTGATCGGCGGTGCGGTTTTGGGCCTGTTCTTTGACGTTGAAAGTGCGCAGTGGTTCTTCAGCTTCCTCACGTGCGTCCTGGGCGCCTGCATCCTGCTGTGGATTGTGAACAAGGTCAGGGGATAA
- the yidC gene encoding membrane protein insertase YidC, which yields MSLFVFPVSAVMKFWHRLLSDVLGAAPDTAWVAAIILLVITIRSMIAPFSWTIMKSGRTALLMRPELKELEEQYRLSTTHEDVAAYDEARKDVQKKYGYNPIAGCVPPLIQIPAFLGLYRLLLWMSVPENGHTGGSIGLLTSDDVSSFLDTRFMGEPLPAYMAMTPEQFANLGTTAEQVGAVAVPLLICAIIFTTFNMVLGQIRTRATMDWEQGFARGVYRVVWGFAIAVPFMLIGVALTGRIPIALLLYWFCNNLWTLGQTIIMWIAVVKKYPLDDTHLTHLDTSRTTYLKQARERKATKRDWRRRRLAAVTTPQKAGHIRREIKAEKQSLKDTAAAAKAERKAAAKQQSKVRSELRKQTLEKQRAERAARREEKAREHTEQSAPKVVDKHEPEE from the coding sequence ATGTCGCTGTTCGTCTTTCCGGTTTCTGCGGTGATGAAGTTCTGGCACCGCCTGCTCTCTGACGTGCTTGGGGCGGCGCCGGACACCGCGTGGGTGGCTGCAATTATTCTTCTGGTGATCACCATCCGCAGCATGATCGCACCGTTTAGCTGGACAATCATGAAGTCCGGCCGTACCGCACTGCTGATGCGACCAGAGCTCAAGGAGCTCGAAGAGCAATATCGCTTATCGACGACCCATGAAGACGTCGCTGCCTACGACGAAGCGCGCAAGGACGTGCAGAAGAAATACGGGTACAACCCGATCGCCGGGTGCGTGCCGCCGCTGATTCAGATCCCCGCGTTTTTGGGTTTGTACCGGCTGCTGTTGTGGATGTCCGTGCCGGAAAACGGGCACACCGGCGGGAGCATCGGGCTGCTGACCAGCGATGATGTTTCGTCCTTCTTGGACACCCGGTTCATGGGTGAACCGCTGCCCGCGTACATGGCAATGACTCCTGAGCAGTTTGCCAACCTGGGCACCACCGCGGAACAGGTCGGAGCGGTGGCGGTACCGCTGTTGATCTGCGCGATCATCTTCACCACCTTCAACATGGTTTTGGGCCAGATCCGCACGCGCGCAACCATGGATTGGGAGCAGGGGTTTGCCCGCGGTGTCTACCGCGTCGTCTGGGGTTTCGCTATCGCGGTGCCGTTCATGCTGATCGGTGTGGCTCTCACAGGGCGCATCCCCATCGCTTTGTTGCTCTACTGGTTCTGCAACAACCTGTGGACCTTGGGGCAGACCATCATCATGTGGATCGCAGTGGTGAAGAAGTACCCACTGGATGACACGCACCTAACGCATCTGGACACCTCCCGCACCACCTACTTGAAACAGGCACGCGAGCGCAAAGCCACCAAACGGGACTGGCGCCGCCGCCGTCTCGCGGCAGTGACCACCCCGCAGAAGGCAGGCCACATCCGGCGCGAAATCAAGGCCGAGAAGCAATCTTTGAAAGACACCGCCGCTGCCGCCAAAGCTGAACGCAAAGCAGCCGCCAAACAGCAGTCCAAGGTCCGTTCCGAACTACGCAAGCAGACGTTGGAAAAACAGCGGGCGGAACGAGCCGCACGACGCGAAGAAAAAGCACGCGAACACACGGAGCAGTCCGCACCGAAGGTCGTCGATAAGCATGAGCCCGAAGAATAG
- a CDS encoding cadmium resistance transporter: MLIDDSPLLPSIAAAVGLFIATNIDDIIILSLFFARGRGRTGAIRTIAAGQYIGFIGILILSVATAIGSAAVLPPWAIPLFGLVPLGIGLWEAWEAWESGDRGEDSSDTGSDSDESGQLRNKTLNIATVAGVTFANGGDNIGVYVPVFVQVPPTTVAVYCIVFLILIAPLVWAAHYITSREPIAELLERFETILFPAMMILLGIAILAGGYL, from the coding sequence ATGCTTATCGACGACAGCCCCCTCCTCCCCTCCATCGCCGCCGCGGTAGGGCTCTTCATCGCGACGAACATCGACGACATCATCATCCTGTCACTATTCTTCGCACGGGGCCGGGGCCGCACCGGCGCAATACGCACCATCGCTGCCGGTCAGTACATAGGCTTCATCGGCATTCTGATTCTCTCCGTCGCCACCGCGATCGGCTCCGCGGCAGTACTCCCTCCATGGGCAATCCCACTCTTCGGATTAGTGCCGCTGGGAATCGGGCTGTGGGAGGCGTGGGAGGCCTGGGAGTCCGGAGACCGTGGGGAAGACAGTAGTGACACAGGTAGCGATAGCGACGAGAGCGGACAGCTACGAAACAAAACCCTGAACATCGCCACTGTTGCCGGCGTAACCTTCGCCAACGGCGGCGACAACATCGGTGTGTACGTTCCGGTTTTCGTTCAGGTACCGCCAACCACCGTTGCCGTCTACTGCATCGTCTTCCTGATCCTCATCGCGCCACTGGTGTGGGCCGCGCACTACATCACCAGCCGCGAACCGATAGCCGAGCTACTGGAAAGATTTGAAACCATCCTTTTCCCCGCAATGATGATCCTCCTCGGAATCGCAATCCTGGCCGGCGGCTATCTCTAA
- a CDS encoding TetR/AcrR family transcriptional regulator, whose translation MPSPKKPTKRRNRPSPRQRLLDAATKLFTEEGIRVIGIDRILKEADVAKASLYSLLGSKDNLVIAYLENLDQEYRDLWRRRTETMVDTDSKILAFYDIAIEEQPKKDFRGSPFINAATEYPRPENDSERAIVAACHEHRRWMHDTMTEMLNRKNGYPSANQASQLLIFLDGGMTGARIARDVAPLDTARDLARQMLSAPPIDYSI comes from the coding sequence GTGCCCAGTCCAAAAAAGCCTACGAAGCGCCGCAACCGGCCCAGTCCACGTCAGCGACTTCTGGATGCTGCGACAAAGCTTTTCACTGAGGAAGGCATCAGGGTCATCGGCATTGACCGGATCCTGAAGGAGGCGGATGTAGCAAAGGCCTCGCTGTACTCGCTGCTGGGCTCAAAGGATAACCTGGTCATCGCGTATTTGGAGAACTTAGACCAGGAGTACCGCGATCTCTGGCGCCGCCGCACCGAAACAATGGTGGACACGGATTCGAAGATTCTGGCGTTCTACGACATTGCTATTGAGGAGCAGCCGAAGAAAGACTTCCGCGGCTCCCCCTTCATCAACGCTGCGACAGAGTACCCCCGCCCAGAGAACGATTCAGAGCGGGCCATCGTCGCCGCGTGTCATGAGCACCGCCGCTGGATGCACGACACCATGACGGAGATGCTCAACCGCAAGAATGGTTACCCGTCCGCAAACCAAGCGAGCCAGCTACTCATTTTCCTCGACGGCGGAATGACCGGCGCACGCATCGCTCGCGACGTGGCTCCGCTGGACACCGCGCGCGACCTTGCCCGGCAGATGCTTAGCGCACCGCCGATCGATTACTCGATTTAG
- a CDS encoding SGNH/GDSL hydrolase family protein: MNQKLSARMVAGALLVATSLGLASCESAKDVASPPERVTVESTRTVTVTADNRDVPEKFSHYVALGDSYASMGTKSGDSYGPEFCARSKDNYPNQLADLYPGINKNRGFTDATCQGATTNDVINVRNVGDRGGDVDIDALADPQAASLEPKTSDGKDEDKGRSESEDLNDADPKTIAAEIEALQPDTDLITLSIGGNDVNFGPWSRCVAGALEGKGGDDCDEGLMDDTANAVMELPQRLDKVYEEIRKRAPNATIITTGYMPLASLTDQCPLTDKLPGGTLNWAAGLTVTMNAMARDAAARHGALFVVPDNAELHSLCAPTEERWTDPTGEKTDSYPAHPTRAGQKAMAEAIVEVLNAL, translated from the coding sequence ATGAACCAAAAATTATCTGCCCGCATGGTTGCGGGAGCTCTCCTTGTCGCCACATCGCTTGGTTTGGCGTCCTGCGAATCCGCGAAAGACGTCGCCTCTCCCCCAGAACGGGTCACGGTGGAATCCACTAGAACGGTGACGGTGACGGCGGACAACCGCGACGTCCCGGAAAAATTTAGCCACTACGTTGCCCTCGGTGATTCTTATGCCTCCATGGGTACTAAGTCCGGGGATTCGTACGGGCCAGAGTTCTGCGCCCGCAGCAAGGACAATTACCCCAACCAGTTGGCGGACCTGTATCCCGGCATCAACAAAAACCGCGGTTTTACGGACGCGACCTGCCAAGGCGCGACCACCAATGACGTGATCAACGTCCGCAACGTCGGTGACCGCGGTGGGGACGTGGATATTGATGCTTTGGCCGACCCGCAGGCAGCAAGCCTGGAGCCGAAGACGTCTGATGGAAAAGACGAAGATAAGGGACGGTCCGAATCTGAAGATTTAAACGACGCGGATCCGAAGACCATCGCGGCGGAGATTGAGGCGCTGCAGCCGGATACAGACCTGATCACGCTGTCGATCGGCGGTAATGACGTCAATTTCGGGCCCTGGAGCCGCTGCGTTGCGGGTGCACTTGAGGGCAAGGGCGGTGATGACTGTGACGAAGGCCTGATGGACGACACCGCGAATGCAGTCATGGAACTTCCGCAGCGCCTGGACAAGGTGTACGAAGAGATCCGCAAGCGTGCACCCAACGCAACGATCATTACCACCGGCTACATGCCACTGGCGTCTTTAACGGACCAGTGCCCGCTGACGGACAAACTGCCCGGCGGAACACTGAACTGGGCTGCTGGTCTGACGGTGACGATGAACGCGATGGCCCGTGACGCGGCGGCGCGCCACGGTGCGCTCTTCGTGGTTCCAGACAACGCAGAACTCCACTCCCTGTGCGCGCCCACGGAGGAACGCTGGACCGACCCCACCGGTGAAAAGACTGACTCTTACCCCGCCCACCCCACCCGCGCCGGGCAAAAGGCAATGGCGGAAGCGATCGTGGAGGTTTTGAACGCGCTGTAG
- a CDS encoding pseudouridine synthase has product MPRRNYPPLPPRDGLGATRARVPEDPLDGLDSRVPTAFDFVRHLVFTQRHRHPDDDDNAVLARFFAGEVVLIDCTPLTPDTPVAPGTDVFFYRRPAPETPVPYEIEEVYEDADIMVVRKPPFLATMPRAAHITESATVRLRRATGNEELTPAHRLDRMTSGLLLFTKHRNIRGAYQELFARREVHKEYEAVAKHAGLSPPLEWKHHIVKRPGEIAAHIAHDREPNAHTIVRSITRIPRPPQGEANADYAIYLLEPITGKTHQLRIQMNAAGVPILGDPVYPITAPFGDEDFAYPMYLASVALSFIDPLTQRPREFTIDGFPELH; this is encoded by the coding sequence ATGCCCCGTAGAAATTATCCGCCACTTCCGCCGCGCGACGGCCTGGGAGCAACGCGCGCCCGCGTCCCTGAGGACCCCCTCGATGGCCTGGACTCGCGTGTTCCAACCGCCTTCGATTTCGTCCGCCACCTGGTATTTACCCAACGCCACCGCCACCCGGACGATGATGACAACGCGGTGCTCGCGCGGTTTTTCGCCGGCGAGGTCGTGCTCATCGACTGCACGCCGCTTACGCCGGACACGCCCGTGGCGCCAGGCACAGACGTGTTCTTTTACCGCAGGCCCGCCCCTGAAACACCAGTCCCTTATGAGATCGAAGAGGTCTACGAGGACGCGGACATTATGGTGGTGCGCAAGCCCCCGTTCCTCGCGACCATGCCGCGCGCGGCCCACATCACCGAGTCAGCTACTGTGCGCCTTCGCCGGGCCACGGGCAACGAGGAACTCACACCAGCTCATCGCCTCGACCGCATGACATCGGGCCTGCTCCTCTTTACCAAACACAGGAATATTCGGGGGGCCTACCAGGAACTTTTCGCTCGGAGGGAGGTTCACAAGGAATATGAGGCCGTCGCTAAGCATGCGGGCCTTAGTCCTCCGCTTGAGTGGAAGCACCACATTGTGAAGCGACCTGGTGAAATTGCCGCGCACATCGCGCATGACCGCGAGCCCAACGCGCACACCATCGTGCGTTCCATCACCCGCATTCCCCGCCCCCCGCAGGGCGAAGCTAACGCCGATTACGCGATTTACCTGCTCGAACCCATCACCGGGAAGACCCACCAGTTGCGAATTCAAATGAACGCCGCGGGCGTGCCCATCCTCGGCGACCCCGTCTACCCCATCACCGCGCCCTTCGGCGACGAGGATTTCGCGTACCCCATGTACCTCGCCTCCGTCGCCCTGTCCTTCATCGACCCCCTCACGCAACGTCCGCGCGAATTCACAATCGACGGCTTCCCCGAACTTCACTAG
- a CDS encoding sensor histidine kinase, whose amino-acid sequence MSSIRTRRPRESLAPSAPVPDSRALDTGVTALTLTLLVVSLGGVMGQGWFHGAILLTTIVAFGGLYLVGVYAMRAWSTPLVIVWILALTGVWVVAMMESPVAIYWVFTLFFVCMRAFAGWVGILCVGVMLLIAVAVQVPDGLSFGGVMGPAVSALVVVLIAYAFQVIARVSSERAQLIDELVSTRDKLAETERAAGVVQERQRLAHEIHDTVAQGLSSIQMLLHAAERDLLATGLSDEQLASPLRRIEVARRSASDNLAETRAMIAALTPAPLSENTLVEALERIAQSCSQTGDVEIEVDVAGTAVQMPMRSEAGLLRIAQGAMGNVVKHAEATRCRVTLTYEPDEVRLDVVDNGKGFDVEATPARPSGLGHIGLDAMKTRAQELGGDLVVESSPGGPTAVSVSVPLASTPSTHPNRPTGAESGNLNQKIEEVP is encoded by the coding sequence ATGTCATCCATTCGTACCAGAAGGCCACGTGAATCCCTGGCGCCGAGTGCCCCGGTGCCGGACAGCCGCGCGCTGGACACCGGCGTGACGGCGCTGACTCTCACGCTGCTCGTCGTGTCTCTCGGCGGGGTGATGGGGCAAGGGTGGTTCCATGGGGCAATCTTGCTCACCACCATTGTTGCTTTCGGCGGACTGTATTTGGTGGGCGTGTACGCGATGCGTGCGTGGTCAACGCCGCTGGTGATCGTGTGGATACTCGCGCTGACCGGCGTGTGGGTAGTCGCCATGATGGAATCCCCCGTAGCCATCTATTGGGTGTTCACCCTCTTCTTCGTCTGCATGCGCGCGTTTGCGGGCTGGGTGGGGATTTTGTGCGTGGGCGTGATGTTGCTGATAGCCGTGGCGGTGCAGGTTCCGGATGGGCTTTCGTTCGGTGGTGTGATGGGGCCTGCGGTGTCGGCGCTGGTGGTGGTGCTCATCGCGTACGCATTCCAGGTCATCGCGCGGGTGAGTTCGGAGAGGGCCCAGCTTATTGACGAGCTGGTGTCCACGCGCGACAAACTGGCCGAAACTGAGCGCGCCGCAGGTGTTGTGCAAGAGCGGCAACGCCTCGCCCACGAAATCCATGACACTGTTGCGCAGGGGCTCTCCAGTATTCAAATGCTGCTGCACGCAGCGGAGCGTGACTTGCTGGCCACGGGCTTGAGCGACGAGCAGCTGGCGAGCCCGCTGCGGCGGATCGAGGTCGCGCGGCGCAGCGCATCGGACAACCTGGCGGAGACCCGAGCGATGATCGCTGCGCTCACCCCTGCACCCTTAAGCGAAAACACGCTGGTCGAGGCACTCGAGCGGATTGCGCAGTCCTGCTCTCAGACCGGGGATGTTGAGATCGAGGTTGATGTGGCGGGCACCGCCGTGCAGATGCCCATGCGGTCGGAAGCGGGTCTGTTGCGCATCGCTCAAGGCGCCATGGGCAACGTGGTTAAGCACGCAGAAGCAACCCGCTGCCGCGTGACACTGACGTATGAGCCAGATGAGGTGCGCTTGGACGTGGTGGATAACGGCAAGGGCTTTGATGTTGAGGCGACGCCGGCGCGGCCCTCAGGGCTGGGCCACATCGGTCTTGATGCGATGAAGACACGCGCTCAGGAACTCGGCGGGGACCTCGTGGTGGAATCCTCTCCGGGCGGTCCCACCGCGGTGTCAGTGTCTGTACCGCTGGCATCCACGCCGAGCACGCACCCGAATCGACCGACGGGAGCGGAATCAGGTAATCTCAATCAAAAGATTGAGGAGGTCCCATGA